In Clostridium sp., one DNA window encodes the following:
- a CDS encoding DEAD/DEAH box helicase: MNNLSFNDFGLDMDILKSIKILGYKNPSEVQEKVIPLILKKNDIIVKSQTGSGKTAAFSIPICSQIHIDENLPQVLVISPTRELAIQIKEDFSNIGKFKRINCMAVFGKEPITVQTRKLNQRVHVVVGTPGRILDHIKRKTFNVKNIRYLVIDEADEMLNMGFIDQVRSIINKLPKNRSTLLFSATISSEILKLCSSYMTNPTSIDIKSRDSVLERIKQTYYEVEAAKKFDLLAKLIYIEKPDSAMIFCRTKKNVEDLLCKMKDKGFPCSALHGGFLQSERIDAIRQFREGKFIFLICTDVAARGIDVEDVTHVINYDIPMEKESYIHRIGRTGRAGNTGTAITFVTRKELRFLEQTAETFNLNIEKGRIPTKEKAASGKKLFNEKLESAPKLKKDRSKHIDKDVTKVYISAGKKKKIGPGDIAGTISSIAGVNPEDVGVIDINDTFSYVDILSGKGNMVINGLEGKTIKGRKIRAEKAQK; the protein is encoded by the coding sequence ATGAATAATCTAAGCTTTAATGATTTTGGACTCGATATGGATATACTCAAGTCCATAAAAATACTTGGATATAAAAATCCATCTGAAGTCCAGGAAAAAGTCATACCTCTCATTCTTAAAAAGAATGACATCATAGTGAAATCCCAGACCGGGAGCGGAAAGACTGCCGCCTTTTCCATACCAATCTGCAGCCAGATACATATTGATGAAAATCTGCCGCAGGTACTTGTAATCTCTCCGACAAGAGAACTTGCCATTCAGATAAAGGAGGATTTCTCAAACATAGGAAAATTCAAAAGAATAAACTGCATGGCTGTCTTTGGCAAAGAACCTATAACAGTACAGACAAGAAAGCTCAATCAAAGAGTTCATGTGGTAGTTGGAACACCTGGAAGAATACTTGACCATATAAAACGAAAAACATTCAATGTCAAAAACATAAGGTATCTCGTCATAGACGAGGCAGATGAAATGCTGAACATGGGATTTATAGACCAGGTTCGATCAATAATAAACAAACTTCCGAAAAATAGATCAACGCTTCTCTTTTCTGCAACTATATCCTCAGAAATACTAAAACTGTGCAGCAGTTACATGACCAATCCAACAAGTATAGATATCAAATCCAGAGATTCCGTTCTGGAGAGGATAAAACAAACATACTATGAAGTTGAGGCAGCTAAAAAATTCGATCTGTTAGCCAAATTGATATATATTGAAAAACCTGACAGTGCCATGATATTTTGCAGGACAAAGAAAAATGTTGAGGATTTATTGTGTAAAATGAAGGATAAGGGCTTCCCCTGCAGCGCTCTCCATGGTGGATTTCTTCAAAGTGAGCGAATTGATGCAATAAGACAATTCAGGGAGGGTAAATTCATCTTCCTGATATGTACGGATGTAGCAGCACGAGGCATAGACGTGGAGGACGTTACCCATGTAATAAACTATGATATTCCCATGGAAAAAGAAAGCTACATACATAGAATTGGAAGAACAGGCCGTGCGGGAAATACCGGAACTGCGATAACCTTCGTTACCCGCAAGGAATTGAGATTTCTGGAACAGACAGCAGAAACATTTAATCTGAACATAGAAAAAGGCAGAATTCCTACAAAAGAAAAAGCTGCATCAGGCAAAAAATTATTTAATGAAAAATTGGAATCCGCTCCGAAGCTAAAAAAAGACAGATCGAAGCATATCGACAAGGATGTGACAAAGGTATATATAAGTGCCGGTAAAAAGAAAAAGATAGGCCCCGGGGACATAGCAGGAACCATATCAAGCATAGCTGGAGTAAATCCTGAAGACGTAGGCGTAATAGATATAAATGATACCTTTTCTTACGTAGATATACTCTCCGGAAAGGGCAACATGGTCATCAACGGACTTGAAGGGAAAACCATAAAAGGGAGAAAAATACGTGCGGAAAAGGCACAGAAATAA
- a CDS encoding HAD family hydrolase: protein MDLYISDLDGTLLNSEQVVSDRSAGIINGLIEAGLNFTIATARSYEASKNILEPLHLKLPVILNNGAFIYSPFSGKNIVENYLSHEDVDFILDSYLYRNISPFVSAVDSAGNKKIFYKGVFNRGQEIYINSRRKNKDRRLQRVSDFSIIGHFNIINIFSIEESGRLDYEYKLFKDKLNVSCHYTEEIYSKGFFWLETTNINANKSCAALYLKKCLKADRLICFGDNLNDAPLFRAADVKYAVKNAYAQLKKLATGVIDSNNEDGVAEFLKLNSNRI from the coding sequence TTGGACTTATATATTTCGGATTTAGATGGAACACTGCTGAATTCAGAGCAGGTTGTAAGTGACAGGTCGGCCGGCATAATAAATGGATTGATAGAAGCTGGATTAAATTTTACAATTGCTACGGCAAGGTCCTATGAAGCTTCTAAAAATATACTTGAACCACTTCATTTGAAACTGCCTGTTATTTTAAATAATGGTGCCTTTATTTACAGCCCTTTTTCAGGTAAAAATATTGTTGAAAACTATCTCTCCCATGAAGATGTTGACTTTATACTGGACAGCTACCTTTATAGAAATATTTCTCCCTTTGTATCCGCAGTGGATTCAGCAGGAAATAAAAAAATATTTTACAAGGGTGTATTTAACAGAGGACAGGAGATATATATAAATTCAAGGAGGAAGAATAAAGACAGGAGACTTCAAAGAGTAAGCGACTTCTCAATAATCGGGCACTTCAATATTATAAACATTTTTTCAATAGAAGAAAGCGGCAGGCTGGATTATGAATACAAATTGTTTAAAGATAAACTCAATGTAAGCTGTCATTATACCGAGGAAATATATTCAAAGGGGTTTTTCTGGCTTGAGACTACAAATATCAATGCAAACAAGAGCTGTGCAGCGCTATATCTTAAAAAGTGTTTGAAGGCTGACAGACTTATCTGCTTTGGAGACAATCTAAATGATGCACCTCTTTTTAGAGCGGCAGATGTAAAATATGCAGTTAAAAATGCATATGCACAGCTGAAGAAGCTGGCAACAGGAGTCATAGATTCCAACAATGAAGACGGAGTGGCAGAATTTTTAAAACTGAATTCAAATAGAATTTAA
- a CDS encoding THUMP domain-containing class I SAM-dependent RNA methyltransferase, with protein MGYTLIATSTFGLESVVAGELRELGYENLKIENGRVIFHGDEMDIVTCNLWLRTADRVLIRMAEFRAQSFEELFQGTLSVDWGDLMPEDAFMHVTGKSVKSQLHSVPDCQSIVKKAVVESMKNKYRLEKFDETGAEYRIEVGILKDMVTLTVDTSGEGLHKRGYRKNSGEAPIKETLAAALVLLSTWEPSITLADPMCGSGTIAIEAALIGKNIAPGLNRSFASEKWGIIPQNLWSDLRRHALNSINNRQFRILASDIDGRVIRTAMNNAEKAGIGDCIAFQKMPVQNFSSKKRRGFIISNPPYGERLGELEEVEKLYGDMGRVFSGLEGWSYFIITAHDKFEKYFGKKSDKNRKLYNGRLKCYYYQYFNR; from the coding sequence ATGGGCTATACTTTAATTGCAACTTCAACCTTCGGGTTGGAATCAGTAGTTGCAGGAGAACTCAGAGAACTTGGATATGAAAACTTGAAAATTGAAAATGGGAGAGTTATCTTTCATGGTGATGAAATGGATATAGTTACCTGCAATCTGTGGCTTAGAACTGCAGACAGGGTACTTATAAGAATGGCAGAATTCAGGGCACAGAGCTTTGAGGAACTCTTTCAGGGAACACTTTCTGTGGATTGGGGGGATTTGATGCCGGAAGATGCATTTATGCATGTGACCGGCAAGTCCGTGAAATCCCAGCTGCACAGTGTCCCGGACTGCCAGTCCATAGTAAAAAAAGCAGTAGTCGAGTCCATGAAAAATAAATACAGGCTGGAAAAATTTGATGAAACCGGAGCCGAGTACAGAATAGAAGTGGGAATTTTAAAGGATATGGTTACCCTTACAGTGGATACTTCAGGCGAGGGACTCCATAAAAGGGGATACAGGAAGAATTCAGGGGAGGCGCCTATCAAGGAAACACTGGCAGCAGCTCTTGTACTGCTGAGTACATGGGAGCCGTCCATAACACTTGCTGATCCTATGTGCGGTTCCGGAACAATTGCGATTGAAGCTGCATTGATAGGAAAAAATATTGCACCGGGATTGAATAGAAGTTTTGCCTCCGAAAAATGGGGCATAATCCCTCAGAACTTGTGGAGTGATCTGAGAAGGCATGCTTTAAACTCCATAAATAATAGACAGTTCAGAATTCTTGCCTCCGATATAGATGGCAGGGTAATTAGAACTGCAATGAATAATGCTGAGAAGGCGGGGATCGGGGACTGCATAGCATTTCAAAAAATGCCGGTACAGAATTTCAGCTCAAAGAAAAGACGTGGATTCATAATAAGCAATCCTCCATATGGAGAAAGGCTCGGTGAGCTTGAGGAAGTTGAAAAACTGTATGGAGACATGGGAAGAGTTTTTTCAGGACTTGAAGGGTGGAGTTATTTTATAATAACGGCCCATGATAAATTTGAAAAATATTTTGGTAAAAAATCTGATAAAAACAGGAAACTTTATAATGGAAGACTGAAGTGCTATTACTATCAGTATTTCAACAGATAA
- a CDS encoding GNAT family N-acetyltransferase → MEIDNGGYIFTDDIGGSNLKDVCRLLKQSHWAKNRPEKVIENTINNSTCFGVYHEGVQIGFARFISDYAVYTLIMDVIVDEKYRGRGIGKGLIDFIVNYPPIENTSKFLWTTYADGFYSKCGFKEEKQYSYLFNRPYKQ, encoded by the coding sequence ATGGAAATAGATAACGGAGGGTATATATTTACCGATGATATTGGCGGCAGTAATCTCAAAGATGTATGCAGACTGCTGAAACAGTCCCATTGGGCGAAAAATCGCCCGGAAAAGGTAATAGAGAATACAATCAACAACAGCACCTGCTTTGGAGTTTATCATGAAGGAGTTCAGATTGGGTTTGCAAGATTTATAAGTGACTATGCAGTTTATACCCTGATTATGGATGTAATTGTGGATGAAAAATACAGGGGCAGGGGAATCGGAAAAGGACTGATTGATTTTATAGTGAATTATCCACCAATAGAGAACACCAGTAAATTTCTCTGGACAACATATGCAGATGGCTTTTATTCAAAATGCGGCTTCAAGGAGGAAAAGCAGTACAGCTATCTATTCAACAGGCCGTATAAACAATAG